Below is a genomic region from Granulibacter bethesdensis CGDNIH1.
GGTGACGACGCGGGATGGAAAGCACATTTATTCCATGCGTGTTCTTCCATATAATACTCATAAAGGCACTGTGGATGGTGCTACTCTAGTGCTGACTGACATCACCGATGCGCTTGTGATGGAACGGCAGCTGGCCGCAGAGCGCGAGCGTCTGGATATCGCCATCAAGGCAGCAGGGATCGGTATATGGGAATACTGCCCGGAAACGGGTGAAACCGTAATCGATGAGGTTGAGCAGAAGCTGTTCGATGTCGATGGTGTAGAAGGCGGAAAAATCAGTTCCTTGCTCGAACGTATCCATCCAGAGGATATTCGAGCCGTTGAAGCAGCGTTGCGACGAGCCTCTTCCGGCAACGGAGATTATGAAGCAAGTTTCCGTATCAGGACTAAAGATGATACTAAACGCTGGATAAAAGGATTTGGCCGCATTATTGCCGGTAGTGCTCCCACGCGTTTGGTGGGTGTTTCTATTGATGTAACGCCTGAATACACGCTTGCTGAAACGCGCCACCTTATGCTGCGCGAGATGAATCACCGTGTCAAAAACCTGTTTGCCGTTATTGCTGGAATTGTAACGGCTGTTTCGCGCGGTCACGACAATGTTCCGACCTTTGCACGCGATATACGTGATCGTATCGCATCTCTTGGCAATGCCCATTCACTGGCCGCATCAGGAGGTGAGCCAAAGGCTATTGATCTTCAGGAGTTGGTAGAGGTCACGCTGGCCCCTTATCGTCATGACACAAAAATAGATATTTATGGCCCTTCCACGCTGATTGATCAGTCTGCTCTTTCTTCCTTTGCCCTTATTTTACATGAATGGGCTACGAATGCGGTGAAATACGGCGCTTTGGACGGAAAGGATGGTGCATCCTTATCCGTCACATGGAAACGGTCTGAAAATGGCCTGCACCTGATATGGAATGAACATCAGGTAAAACCGGTTATTGAATCTGTAAAAAGAGGGTTCGGATCTCTGCTGGTCGAGACCAGTGTGCGTCAGTTGCGTGGGCAGATAGAAAGATCAATAGATGAGAGTGATCTGTTCATCACTCTTCAACTTCCTCATGGCGTACTAAGCAATGGCTAAGCTCGTTCTTCTGGCAGAGGACGAGATGTTTATTGCTCTCGATCTTCAGATAACCCTTGAGGAAGCTGGCTGCACCGTCATTGGGCCTCTGGCAACACTGGATGAAACGCTCAGTGCACTGGATGATTTGAAAGACACAAAACTGACAGCTGCGCTTCTGGACGTCCGGCTTGCGGATAGGGATATATTTCCTGCGGCTGATCGATTACATCAAGCCGGCGTACCTTTACTTTTTCATTCTGCTCATGCGGATGAGCATATCCTCCATCAACGCTATCCGGAGGCAGCAATTTTTCCAAAGCCATGTACGCTGGATGAGTTGTATCAAGTTATTCGGCGTATAGTGGAATAGGAAACCAATACAGCCAGATAATGCCTGAAGAAGGCGAGGGGAGGATACCATGCTGCCTCCCCCAAAGAAAAATTCTTTCATACAAAATACAGTTGATCTTAAACACAGCGCTTCTCAACAGGAATTTCCTTTGAAAAGCAGGATTGTTTTTATCCTGCTTTTCTCAAGCTATTCTTGGTTGAGAAGTGAAGCACTCAAGCTGAGCGCTTCGCCATGAAGGCTGACGCATTCTTCTGATGGATAACATGTTCCATCAGTCTCTTACGGATGCTTTCCAACATAATGCCATCGACCACACGGGTTGCGTAGTAGTTGGCACTGATAATGCCATTCCGCTTCCTGCTGCGCTTTTGGATTTTGGAAGCCCCCTCACCAGCGTAGGTGTGCGCGTTGTGGAACATCTTCCGGTTGTTGTCCTCCACATAGGTTTCGGAGGCAGCACCCTCGGCAATCACCACATCATGCGTATCAAGCTCGATATGCACGTAGCTCACTGTCTCCACATGCTGTTCCTGAATGATAGAGACACCATTCACCAGACGACCGGCTGGAACCAGAACACCATCGATGAACATCGCATGGAGTGGGGAGACCAGCAGATCCCGCTTCGGCAGAACCCCGTCCAAAGCCCCCTGACGGATACGAACCGGCAGCACATCAAGACGACCCTTGATAAAGCGACCGTTGTAGCTACGGCGTCCAAGCCAGCGGATCGGACGCACCGCCCCACTCGCCGTGATCACATTGTCCCCGATCTGCAGATCTTCAACCGGAACCTCACCACGATCCGTCAGGATCAGCGTGCCATGCACATAGCAGGGCGTGCCGTCATCATAGACCGTTACGCCATTCCCGCCCTGAGCCTGACGCATCTTATAGTTCTGATCATGCGCGTTCGGATCAAGCTTGATCGAGTAATACTGGGTCTTGGTCCCGTCACCGGCAACATGAGACAGGATCAGGAAGACATTCCCCCCACTGCTTACCACATCCACCACATCGGAAGCCTGATAGGCCAATCCAGTCAGGGTGATGGATTCACCGTTACCAAAATCGGAAACAGTCGCGGCCAATGCTGTGCCTGGCGTGCTGATGATAATGTTTCCGGATGCAGCACCAGCAGAGCTTGTTCCCCCCATAGTGATGGTGTTGGATGCAGCCAGCGCTTGCGAGACCGTCACTGTGCCGGTCGTCTGCATCAGGATATTCGTGTTGGTCAGCGTATCCGCCAACACCCATCCATCACCCTTCACATTGATGGTCTGGAAGCCGGTATATTGTGTGCCAAACCCACTCAGCGTGGTGCCATTACCATCCAGCTCAAGCACGTTGCCGGTTCCGGCAGCCGTCACCTGGCCAACAATCGTGCTGCTGCCGCTAATTGCCAGACGACTATTACCAGCACCGAAGTTGATCGCAGTTCTGGCTGAGCCCTGGGTCAGAATGGATCCGGAGTTGGTGACTGTGCCACCCCCTGCCAGAATGACAGCCTGGCTAAGCGCGCCAATTGCACTGATTGTTCCAGTATTATTGATGCTACCAGCCCCTGTCATGCTGATACCAGTTGATTGACCACTCCCCGCTATGATCAATGAAGAATTAGTGATTGTGCCGGATGCCATTACAATGCCGGTATTATTTCCCCCTGCAGCGGAAATAGTTCCGGAATTCACAATTATTCCACCATTAGCCATGCTAAGGCCGGTGGCTGCAGAGCCTGTCTGTATGATTTGTCCGATATTTGTCAGGGTAGAGCTAGCAGCCAGAGAAATAAGTGCCGTACCGGATTGTGCACCTTGAATGGTGCCGTTGTTGATAATGGCGGCAGATGTTCCTGTGCCGAAAATAGCGGAGGACAGCGTGCCATTTGACAAGATGGCTGATGCCGCATTGGTCATTACCGAGCTGGCAGCCAAGGTCATGGCACCAGAGAAAGTGCCAGCGTTAATTGCTATTCCTCTGTTCGTAAAATTGTTTCCGGTAATAATTGTATTGGTGCCCGAGAGGGTCCAGGTAGCCCCGGCATCAACAACGGCATTCTGGAAACCGACGTAATTCCTTCCCAGTCCGGTAATGGTCCCTGCTGCTGTTCCGGACAACAGCTCCAGCGTATTGGTTCCGGCGGCATTGGCAACAGCCGTTCCTGTAATACGGGATGTAATGCCCAGCTGCAGAGTATTTGCGTTTGTGCTGGCCAGATAGATGGCTGCACCAACAACGCCATTCCCTGTGTTGGCGGCTGTGCCGGCGGCAGAGATAGTGCCGAAATTGATAATGGTGCCACCCACGTTGAGAACAACACCAATTCCCTGCGTGCCTGTTGCGGAAATAAGCCCGGTGTTCAGGAGTGTGCCACCGCGTCCAAGGCGGACAGCAGCGATATCTCCGACGCTTGCAGCCGTGCCTGTTTGCAGAATGGTGCCGGAGTTGTTCAGGAAATCTGAAGCATTTCCTCCCAATATAACGGCATGACCAAATGAAGTATTGTTGGTTGAAGCGGTGATATTGCCCTGATTGACGAGAGTAACTGGAGCAGTTGAGCTAGGGCTGAAAAGGACGACGCCGAACTGGCCACCGCTAATGGACCCGCCAGCCTGGTTGGTGATGATACCGCCCCCAACGGCTGTAATGGCTGCTGTGCCTGCACTTCCACCGGATATAAAACCAGCATTAATGAGGCTCAGGAAGCCGCTGGCAGTAATACCATTGAATGCTCCAGTGATGGTGCCACCGGCCTGATTGCTGACATATCCTGCATTTGCGAAGGCAACGGCAACACCAGCAGAGCCAGTGGCACTAATTTTGCCGGAATTAACAACGGATACTGTGACGCCACTGCTGGCACTACCATAGATGCCATACCTTGTTCCCTGAATCAGGGCCGCCGTTCCGGTATTGGTAACAGTGCCGCCGTTATTCAGATAAACGCCATCTGTCTGACCAGTAATGGTGGCGCTATTCGTAACACCAATGGCAGCGAGCGAACCAATAACACCCGAGTTTCCCTGAATCTGCCCGCTATTGGTGAGGGTGCCCCCATTGACGAGCGAAACAGCAACAGAGGCCGCACTGATGGTGGCACCGGCATTATTGACAACCGTGCCTCCGCTTGAAATCTGAACGCCCGCGGCGTCCGTGCTGGAAGTGGATGAAGATGTAATAGTGCCACTATTTGTGATAGTGCCTGTTCCATCTACGAAGACACCATATCTTCCAGCCTGAATCAGACCGCTATTGGTGATGGTAGCGGTGATAGATGGCCAAGAACTGATACCAAATCCTCCGCTGGATTGCAGAGTTCCGGTATTGTTAACAAATGCTGTTCCTGGTGTGGTGACGACCGCGCCAGCGAGAGCAACGGCCGCACCGCCCGTTCCTGTTCCGCCTGTGATAACCCCGTTATTTAAGACGGTTCCATTGATGATCTGGGCGCCAAAACCATTGCCTGACTGGGCCTGGATTATGCCGCCAGCATTATTGGTCACATTGCCCGAGAGGAGGATCGCCCACGGATTTGTACCGGTGGCAATAATTCTGCCGGAATTGATTACGTTGGCTGCATTACCCCCAATCAGGGTATTGGCCGCACCTGAAATGGTTGCGGTTGCTGCGTTGCTGAGCACGCTTCCATTGATCAAAGAGACAGCGGCACCTGCGATCAATCCGGTGTTGGTCAGGGTGCCGCTATTTAACAAGCGGGCAAAACTGTTGTTTGCAGTTCCTTGTAGAACCCAGTTTGCATTTGCATCAATTGTTCCGGTCTGGAAACCGAG
It encodes:
- a CDS encoding response regulator gives rise to the protein MAKLVLLAEDEMFIALDLQITLEEAGCTVIGPLATLDETLSALDDLKDTKLTAALLDVRLADRDIFPAADRLHQAGVPLLFHSAHADEHILHQRYPEAAIFPKPCTLDELYQVIRRIVE